In Euphorbia lathyris chromosome 2, ddEupLath1.1, whole genome shotgun sequence, the sequence ACGTGTAACTTACACCTTTTGTCTTCGTATCACCGGAATTCGAATCTCTGTCAAGAACAAGCTCGCTGCTCACCGGAGTATCATCGAATCGGCGAGAGATTTCAggagaaatctggaaatttccgaaatCTGGATTCCAGATttcgaaaatttccagatttcttcgaaaatcggaaattaaaaaaaaagaatggaagaaaaaaaaacgaagaaggaggaggaagaagaggaggagaggaagaagaaggaagaaggatggggaagaagaagaaggaagaagaaggaggaggaaaaggagaaggatgaagaagaaggaagaatgaggaggaggaggaggaaggagaagaagaggagagagaaaaaaaataaaaaaaataaaaaaataaaaaaatttcaaatttccaactctacccctgtgccacgtcagcaaattaacggtgttaagtccatttccgtttttcgggtaacggcgcaaaccagtccttttttttttttgtaataacaaaccacaagggttgttttgcaacaacatcaaaccacatgagtttttttttggaatttacccttttttttttttgtatatattttacctaaaaaataagaattaataaattaattgttTATCCAATAATAAATGAAAGGGTAAATTTAAAATagaacccatgtggtttcactaattttcagataaaggactgtgatttactttttttttttttttttgtaagtaaGGACtaaggttttcaactttagcaaaataaagaatttttcgattgatactattaaaatcacccttgacgacttcaaaaatgatatattttaagaactactaatattctaagcaactttaattcttcaatttttttatttattttgagattatttatatgatgtttggtaaagagagagaaagttaatgtttagagagagaaagttctaaaaaagatgactttcgaaaatcgaaaatgtagtttccatagcaaatatgacattaaacaactttaattcttaaaaattttcatttttaggtcgttaaagatggttttaatagcattaatccaaaaagtccttgttttattaaaagtgcgaaacctcgatcctcgttttgacaaaaagtaaaccacagtcatttatctgaaaattagtgaaactacatgggttttatttgaaatttaccctaaatgaAATAAagccttatatatatatatatggaaaggAAGTATGATTGAATTAGATTCCTTAGTGAAGCAGATTTTGGAACCAAATGAGAAACAGTAGATgataacaaaattaaattggAGCTTATATATCCTTTGAATCCCAAATACAAAATAGTTGTTCTCAAGGATATGGAATTATCAATGGCAGTATCCATCATGTTAGTAGCAATTGTGACATTGGCTTGGAAATTGGGAAATTGGTTGTGGTTTAGGCCTAAAAAGCTCGAAGCATTTCTCAGACAGCAAGGCATTTTAGGGAATCCATACAGATTCTTTTATGGAGATTTAAAGGAGAATATGTACTTGATCAACCAAGCTCATTCTCAACCTTTCCATCACTTCTCTCACGATATTTCTTCCCGTGGGGCTCCTTTTCTCCGTCATCTCATCCACTCTTACGGtactttcctcttctttttatattatttattccattaatatgaacttaagtttataGAAAAACGCAGGTAAGAATTCATTTATGTGGATTGGACCAATTCCAACTGTAAACATCATGAATCCAGAACATATTAAACAAGTATTTACGAAAATACATCAATTTCATAAGGTGGAGATCAATCCATTGTTTAAGCTGTTAGTACCAGGACTTGCAAGCTATGAAGGGGACAAGTGGGCTAAGCATAGAAAGATTATCAATCCTGCGTTTAATCAAGACAAGTTGAAGGtactatttatattaatttccaAATGTTAATTTCATGGATTTTTATATATTCTTCCATTCCAGCTTATGTTACCTCAAATTTATGAAAGCTGTAATACGATGATTGAGAATTGGAACAAGTTAATGTCAAAAAAGGAGACATGCGAGATAGATGTTTGGCCATGTCTTCAAAGCTTGTCATGTGATATGATTTCTAGATCTGCATTTGGAAGCAATTATGAAGACGGAAAGCTAATATTTGATCTCCTCAAAGAGCTTGCCCAACTCCTTATGCAAACCATACAATCTGTTTATATACCTGGTTCGAGGTAATTCTAATTTTGACTATTAATATCGAGATTGATGATCATGATTTTGAAGGCATTGATTTAGGGCTTTCTCACGAAAATAATGGTCTCACCTTGGTGGCCATTTTATTATTGATAAGAATATTTAATGTCTGACATAGTAGGTTTATTTGATTATATGTAGAGTTTTACCGACTAGGGCAAATAAAAGGATGAAACATATTGATAAAGAAATAAAAGCTTCCCTTGAAAATATCATCAAGAAACGTGAAGAGGCTATAAAAAGAGGGGAAGGCATGAAAGATGACTTATTAGGGTTACTTATGGAATCAAACTTGAAAGAAATTGATAAGAATATGGGAATGAGCATTAATGATGTGATGGATGAGTGTAAGCTTTTTTACTTTGCTGGGCAAGAGACTACCTCTGTTTTGCTTGTATGGACCATGATTTTATTAAGCAAGTTTCCAAATTGGCAAACAAGTGCAAGAGAAGAGGTTATGCAAGTGTTTGGTAAACAAATACCAGATTTGAAAGGGTTGAATCATCTTAAAGTTGTAAGTATTTCCTtaattttcttatatatatatatatatatatattaatgacaTTTTTTTGTTGATACACAACTTAAACGTACAGGTAAGTATGATTTTGTATGAAGTTCTTAGACTTTATCCGGCCGCAGTTGTACTTAACCGAACAGTTGATAAAGAAACAAGTGTTGGGAATATGGTATTACCAAGAGGAGTACAAGTGTGCTTGCCAACAATGTTGATACATCGAGATAAAGAAATATGGGGCAACGATGCATCTGAATTCAAACCAGAAAGGTTTTGTGGAGGAGTTTCAAAGGCAACAAATAATAATCCAGCTGCATATTTTCCATTCGGAATGGGTCCTAGAATATGCATTGGTCAAAACTTTGCTTTAATAGAAGCAAAGATGGCTTTAGCATTAATTCTACAAAACTTCACTTTTCAGCTTTCTCCATCCTATTCTCA encodes:
- the LOC136220569 gene encoding cytochrome P450 72A397-like yields the protein MELSMAVSIMLVAIVTLAWKLGNWLWFRPKKLEAFLRQQGILGNPYRFFYGDLKENMYLINQAHSQPFHHFSHDISSRGAPFLRHLIHSYGKNSFMWIGPIPTVNIMNPEHIKQVFTKIHQFHKVEINPLFKLLVPGLASYEGDKWAKHRKIINPAFNQDKLKLMLPQIYESCNTMIENWNKLMSKKETCEIDVWPCLQSLSCDMISRSAFGSNYEDGKLIFDLLKELAQLLMQTIQSVYIPGSRVLPTRANKRMKHIDKEIKASLENIIKKREEAIKRGEGMKDDLLGLLMESNLKEIDKNMGMSINDVMDECKLFYFAGQETTSVLLVWTMILLSKFPNWQTSAREEVMQVFGKQIPDLKGLNHLKVVSMILYEVLRLYPAAVVLNRTVDKETSVGNMVLPRGVQVCLPTMLIHRDKEIWGNDASEFKPERFCGGVSKATNNNPAAYFPFGMGPRICIGQNFALIEAKMALALILQNFTFQLSPSYSHAPHTLLTLRPQYGAPLILHQI